The Halomonas sp. KG2 genome segment TCGGCCCCAAAGACTTAGATGAAGAGGGCTTGGTTACCTTTCTGCAGCACTGTGCTGCGGAGGGCATACCGCTGCTTGTGCACCCTTGGGACATGATGACCGATGGGCGCATGAAGAAGTGGATGCTGCCCTGGCTGGTGGCAATGCCCGCGGAGACCCAGCTAGGAATTCTGTCACTGATCCTATCCGGCGCCTTTGAGCGTATCCCTACGTCGCTAAAACTCTGCTTTGCCCATGGGGGTGGTGGCTTTGCTTATTTGCTGGGACGGGCCGACAACGCCTGGCGCCATCGCGACATCGTGCGCGAAGACTGCCCCAATCTGCCCTCCAGCTATGTAAAACGTTTCTATGTGGACTCGGCGGTTTTCGATGATGGCGCGCTGAGCCTCTTAGTCGACGTGATGGGCAGTGATCGAGTGATGCTTGGTTCGGATGCTCCTTTCCCTCTGGGAGAGCAGTCTATTGGCGCAGGCGTTAGTGAACACCCAACGCTGGCGGCAGAGGATAAGGCAAGAATTCTGGCCGGTAATGCCCGCGACTTTTTTGGAATTTAACGCCAGTACAGAAAGCGCATACGCCTCAGGTATTCCATAAAGCAATATCTGAGGCGGAATGGTTGATTTATAAATAATAGCCGTCCCAGCTAGACTTCTTAAGCATCCACCTGCCGCGTTTGGGATAGATCCAGGCGTGATTCTAACAACATAAAAAAGCTGAGATATCCTCATGAATAACGTCAACAAACTGGTATTGGCGACCTTTGCCATTGGCCTGACTATGGTTTCTTGGAGCGCTCAGGCGCGGGATTTTCGCTTGGGCATGATTACGCCGCCTTCCCATCTTTGGACGCAAGCAGCCGAAGCCTTTGGCGATGATCTGGCCACTGCTAGTGGCGGTGAGCATAGCGTCAGCGTCTTTCCTTCTCAGCAACTTGGCAACGAGGCACAAATGGTACAGCAGTTGCAAGCAGGTTCGCTGGATATGGCCTTTCTGACCATTGCTGAAATGTCTAACCGAGTGCCTGATTTCGGAGCGCTCTATGCACCCTATCTGGTAGAAGATGTGGCACATGCTGCGCGCCTGCTACGCTCCGATACCGCAACCGACCTGCTTGAACTGCTGCCAGCCCAAACGGGATTAGTCGGCATTGGCTATGGTATGTCTGGAATGCGTCAAATCCTCAGCCGCAATAGTGTTAAGTCACCTGAGAATCTCGAGGGACTGCGGCTGCGCATCACTCCCTTCGAGCCGATCCGCGACTTTTACTTAGCGGCCGGAACAGCGCCTACACCGCTGCCCTTACCGGATGTTTATGACGCTTTGGCAAACGGTCAAGTGGATGCCATTGACATGGATTTCGAGGCTATCGAGGCACTTAAATTCTATGATCAGGCAGAGCATCTGCTGATCTCCAACCACATGATGTTCCCGATGGTAGGGGTAGTATCTGGGCGCGTCTGGCGTGAGCTTGAAGAAACCGATCGGGAACTGATCAGAACCACTATGCAAGAGCACCTGAACGGCGTCATTGACAGCGTGT includes the following:
- a CDS encoding amidohydrolase, whose product is MKIDIHSHFMPRISQAEAAQLDPERAPWLKTEGRNGQIMVGDKPFRPVNDLLWDAEQRLGYLDEQGLDVQIMCATPVMFGYDQPVSRAMPWARLMNDKALEMTVTAPDRLKVLAQVPLQDIDAACREASRAKEDGHLGVQIGNHVGPKDLDEEGLVTFLQHCAAEGIPLLVHPWDMMTDGRMKKWMLPWLVAMPAETQLGILSLILSGAFERIPTSLKLCFAHGGGGFAYLLGRADNAWRHRDIVREDCPNLPSSYVKRFYVDSAVFDDGALSLLVDVMGSDRVMLGSDAPFPLGEQSIGAGVSEHPTLAAEDKARILAGNARDFFGI
- a CDS encoding TRAP transporter substrate-binding protein, which codes for MNNVNKLVLATFAIGLTMVSWSAQARDFRLGMITPPSHLWTQAAEAFGDDLATASGGEHSVSVFPSQQLGNEAQMVQQLQAGSLDMAFLTIAEMSNRVPDFGALYAPYLVEDVAHAARLLRSDTATDLLELLPAQTGLVGIGYGMSGMRQILSRNSVKSPENLEGLRLRITPFEPIRDFYLAAGTAPTPLPLPDVYDALANGQVDAIDMDFEAIEALKFYDQAEHLLISNHMMFPMVGVVSGRVWRELEETDRELIRTTMQEHLNGVIDSVLEREPAQEASLREQDISVVEVNGSFFQEAVERWEGIWADKAPVLSELRETAAQLKAE